From a single Candidatus Rokuibacteriota bacterium genomic region:
- a CDS encoding CTP synthase, whose protein sequence is MATKFVFVTGGVVSSLGKGLAAASIGSLLEARGFGVALQKMDPYINVDAGTMNPFQHGEVYVTDDGGETDLDLGHYERFTSVRTTRDHNVTTGKVYDAVIRKERRGDYLGHTVQLIPHITNEIKASILRVATGVDVLIVEIGGTVGDFESLPFLETARQLKNDVGRDNVLYVHLALVPFIQAAQELKTKAMQHSVKELRAIGIQPDILLC, encoded by the coding sequence GTGGCGACCAAATTCGTCTTCGTGACCGGTGGCGTGGTCTCGTCGCTCGGAAAAGGGCTGGCGGCCGCTTCCATCGGGTCGCTCCTGGAGGCGCGTGGCTTTGGCGTCGCGCTTCAGAAGATGGACCCGTACATCAACGTCGATGCGGGAACGATGAATCCGTTCCAGCACGGCGAGGTGTATGTGACCGACGACGGCGGGGAGACGGACCTCGACCTCGGCCACTACGAGCGCTTTACCAGCGTCCGCACGACCCGGGATCACAACGTGACCACCGGGAAGGTCTATGACGCGGTGATCCGGAAGGAGCGGCGGGGGGACTACCTGGGCCACACCGTCCAGTTGATCCCGCACATCACAAACGAGATCAAGGCCTCGATCCTGAGAGTCGCTACGGGCGTGGATGTCCTGATCGTGGAGATCGGCGGGACGGTCGGCGACTTCGAGAGCCTGCCGTTCCTCGAGACCGCGCGCCAGCTCAAGAACGACGTGGGGCGCGACAACGTCCTCTACGTGCACCTCGCCCTGGTCCCGTTCATCCAGGCTGCCCAGGAGCTGAAGACCAAGGCCATGCAGCACTCGGTGAAGGAGCTGCGCGCGATCGGGATCCAGCCCGACATCCTCCTCTGC